Proteins co-encoded in one Sebastes umbrosus isolate fSebUmb1 chromosome 20, fSebUmb1.pri, whole genome shotgun sequence genomic window:
- the LOC119479857 gene encoding neoverrucotoxin subunit alpha-like — MIWDQIQRAKREKSDLHVTPLKNLNPKAARLTCGISFALVGKMQNALEDLREMQKRCNDSLEDTVVEDFPVIQEELRTFQKLCSHYAPHLQQNMAEKLPSIRDGEEDESSLNQLIEDRDKTPFSPEKLSKWLDQKEREINVIRSCVDAMEGTKIVRNQSELDREALAPGVEHTLCFVFTSMVRGDIYLDVMADYLGSPTIGSTNENLWYFSPKVVTKMRENAKAFHELAKAQKNNKSVRFLIAAITNENYKGATIYHYKDGTLVSEDFSKPSKPDVPPEQITDKSDLIWHACDLTLDPNTANGYLTLSEENKKATVELLQNYPDYPERFDQQTQVLCKEGLSGLHYWEVEWSDDSVTLKSVYAAVAYKRIERKGDGSDSSFGDNLISWAVGQMDDKLRVWHNGLLSESPFTGCKRVGVYLNWPAGTLSFYSVVSNTLEHLHTFNTKFTEPVYPGLWAHKTGNYVYLRPVE; from the exons ATGATTTGGGACCAAATCCAGCGtgcaaagagagagaagagcgaCCTGCATGTGACGCCACTGAAGAATTTGAATCCCAAAGCTGCCAGGCTGACGTGTGGGATCAGCTTTGCACTAGTGGGGAAGATGCAGAATGCTCTAGAAGATTTAAGGGAAATGCAAAAGAGATGCAACGATTCTCTGGAAGACACAGTGGTAGAGGATTTTCCAGTGATTCAAGAAGAGTTGCGCACTTTCCAAAAATTGTGCAGTCACTATGCACCTCACCTCCAGCAGAACATGGCAGAGAAACTTCCCTCCATCCGTGATGGTGAAGAAGACGAGAGCTCACTGAACCAACTCATTGAAGACCGAGACAAGACACCATTCAGTCCTGAAAAACTGAGCAAGTGGCTGgatcagaaagagagagaaatcaaCGTCATCAGATCCTGTGTAGATGCCATGGAGGGAACAAAGATCGTCCGAAATCAGTCCGAGCTGGACAGAGAGGCTCTTGCTCCAGGTGTAGAGCAtactctgtgctttgttttcaCCTCCATGGTAAGGGGTGATATCTACCTTGATGTGATGGCCGACTACTTGGGCTCACCTACAATAGGAAGTACCAATGAAAACCTGTGGTACTTCTCACCTAAAGTTGTAACCAAAATGAGAGAAAACGCCAAAGCTTTCCATGAGCTTGCCAAAGCACAGAAGAACAACAAAAGCGTGCGTTTCCTCATAGCAGCCATAACAAATGAGAACTACAAAGGAGCAACCATCTACCATTACAAGGACGGCACTCTGGTCAGTGAAGATTTTTCAAAGCCTTCAAAGCCTGACGTCCCTCCTGAGCAGATCACAGACAAAAGTGATCTGATCTGGC ATGCCTGTGATCTCACCCTGGACCCCAACACTGCAAATGGCTACCTCACTCTGTCTGAGGAAAACAAGAAGGcaacagttgaattattgcagaaTTATCCTGATTACCCAGAGAGGTTTGATCAACAAACTCAGGTGTTGTGCAAAGAGGGCTTATCTGGGCTCCATTACTGGGAGGTAGAGTGGAGTGATGATTCAGTTACTTTGAAATCGGTTTATGCAGCTGTTGCATACAAGAGAATTGAAAGAAAGGGAGATGGTTCAGACAGCAGTTTTGGAGATAATCTCATATCGTGGGCTGTTGGCCAGATGGACGACAAGCTTAGAGTATGGCATAATGGTTTGCTGTCAGAATCTCCTTTTACAGGCTGCAAAAGAGTTGGGGTGTATCTGAACTGGCCTGCTGGCACTCTGTCCTTCTACTCTGTCGTCTCTAACACACTGGAGCACCTCCACACCTTTAACACCAAATTCACTGAGCCTGTTTACCCAGGCCTCTGGGCTCATAAGACAGGCAACTATGTGTACCTGCGTCCAGTTGAGTAA
- the LOC119479635 gene encoding neoverrucotoxin subunit alpha-like gives MSSDIMVMAGLGRPFTLGMLYDARREKLIPGFSMFGDETLQQYASSNPQRSSDFQIVASDSINDKSSLMDIEASLGVSFLGGLVEVGGSAKYLNNTKKYRNQSRVTLKYKATTTYQQFTAPPGTVKVQQTAITEKGLATHVVTGILYGANAFFVFDNDKLEDSNLQDIEGRMEAVIRKIPTVSIEGYGSVKLTDEEKSLASNLSCKFHGDFLLESLPTTFEDAVMTYQNLPGLLGEEGTNAVPMKVWLVPLKKFYSQADLLVRDITVGGVRKIHSTLEELHELKRRCNEAMDDKLVKQLPLIHDRVSNFQQLFQDYILTVQQKIATKLPLIRGGTEDESSLEKIITDRAKSPFSNENVSTWLDAIDREITALKTCAGLMEGTQTKFVSNQTELDREVLAENAKHALCFVFTSMERSDPYLRALSEYLESPNTEITRDVAPSTEDMWCYSTRVVLKMKQKAQQFIEHAKKMEKSRNVVFLAAAITNGKYQGASIYHYKEGSLVTQDFTFPIFVDAERVKDRSDLLWYACDLTFDPNTVHNCVTLSDNNKLAECGKQQKYSAHPERFNVFREVLCKEELNGRHYWEVEWTGHVSAGVAYVGIGRKDSKPESLIGYNLKSWALCATPKKGYVIWRNPVKVLVSMPDPNFTRLGVYLDWRAGSLSFYKVSSNVLHHLWTFKTKFTEPVYPAFLIGLNIDNGKARLL, from the exons ATGTCTTCAGATATCATGGTAATGGCTGGTCTGGGTCGACCTTTCACCCTTGGGATGCTGTACGACGCCCGCCGAGAGAAACTGATCCCAG GTTTCTCAATGTTTGGTGATGAAACTCTACAACAGTATGCATCAAGTAACCCTCAACGCAGCAGTGATTTCCAAATCGTTGCCTCTGATTCCATTAACGACAAGTCTTCTCTGATGGATATTGAAGCTTCTCTGGGAGTCAGTTTCCTGGGTGGGCTGGTTGAAGTTGGGGGATCTGCCAAGTATCTTAATAATACGAAGAAATACCGGAATCAGAGCAGAGTCACACTCAAGTATAAAGCTACCACCACTTATCAACAATTCACAGCTCCTCCTGGAACCGTGAAGGTGCAACAAACGGCCATTACTGAGAAGGGCTTGGCAACACATGTAGTTACAGGCATCCTCTATGGAGCAAATGCCTTCTTTGTGTTTGACAATGACAAATTAGAGGATAGCAACCTTCAGGACATCGAGGGCAGAATGGAAGCTGTGATTAGGAAGATTCCTACTGTTAGCATTGAGGGGTACGGTTCTGTCAAACTGACTGATGAAGAAAAATCTCTGGCCAGCAATCTCTCCTGCAAGTTTCATGGAGACTTCCTTCTTGAAAGCCTCCCTACTACTTTTGAAGATGCAGTGATGACATACCAGAATCTTCCAGGACTTCTTGGAGAAGAAGGAACCAATGCGGTTCCAATGAAGGTCTGGCTGGTACCCTTGAAGAAATTTTATTCTCAAGCTGACCTGCTGGtccgtgacatcactgttggtgGAGTGAGAAAGATTCACAGTACCCTAGAAGAGTTGCACGAACTGAAGAGGAGATGCAATGAAGCCATGGATGACAAACTTGTGAAACAACTTCCACTGATTCATGACAGGGTTAGCAATTTCCAACAGCTATTTCAAGATTACATTCTTACCGTGCAACAGAAAATTGCGACGAAACTTCCTCTGATTCGGGGAGGTACAGAAGACGAAAGCTCATTAGAGAAGATAATTACAGACAGGGCCAAGTCACCATTCAGCAATGAAAATGTGAGCACGTGGCTGGATGCCATAGACAGAGAAATCACTGCCTTAAAGACCTGTGCAGGCCTGATGGAGGGAACACAGACAAAATTTGTCTCAAATCAGACCGAGTTGGATAGAGAGGTTCTTGCTGAAAATGCAAAGCAtgctctgtgctttgttttcaCCTCCATGGAGCGCAGTGATCCCTACCTTAGAGCGTTGTCCGAATATTTGGAATCACCCAATACAGAAATCACCAGGGATGTTGCGCCATCCACTGAAGACATGTGGTGTTACTCCACTCGGGTGGTactcaaaatgaaacaaaaagccCAACAATTCATTGAGCATGccaaaaaaatggagaaaagcagGAATGTCGTTTTCCTTGCAGCAGCCATAACAAATGGGAAATACCAAGGAGCAAGCATCTACCATTACAAGGAGGGCAGTCTGGTCACTCAGGACTTTACATTTCCTATCTTTGTTGATGCGGAGCGTGTCAAAGACAGAAGTGATCTACTTTGGT ATGCCTGCGACCTCACTTTTGACCCAAACACAGTACACAACTGTGTCACTCTTTCTGACAACAACAAACTTGCGGAGTGTGGAAAACAGCAGAAATATAGTGCTCACCCAGAGAGGTTTAATGTCTTTCGGGAGGTGTTGTGCAAAGAGGAGCTGAACGGGCGCCATTACTGGGAGGTAGAGTGGACCGGACACGTTTCTGCAGGTGTTGCATATGTAGGAATCGGCAGGAAAGATTCTAAGCCTGAGAGCCTTATTGGGTACAATTTGAAGTCCTGGGCCTTATGCGCTACCCCCAAAAAAGGATATGTTATATGGCGTAATCCAGTAAAAGTCCTTGTCTCTATGCCTGATCCTAACTTTACACGACTAGGAGTGTATCTGGACTGGCGTGCTGGCAGTCTGTCTTTCTACAAGGTCTCCTCTAATGTACTGCATCACCTTTGGACCTTCAAAACCAAATTCACTGAGCCTGTTTACCCAGCCTTCTTAATTGGGCTTAACATTGACAACGGAAAGGCCAGATTACTTTGA